Genomic window (Gadus chalcogrammus isolate NIFS_2021 chromosome 3, NIFS_Gcha_1.0, whole genome shotgun sequence):
AACCAAAAATATTAAATTGAAGATTGTCCCCATCCAGTAACCAAATGTCCTCCTCCTTTTCTAATTTCATAGCTGGGTGCAAACCCCACCTTTGTTGACTCTGTTGAGGTGGGCAAAGGCATGGAGGTCAAGATGGAGCCCGGGCAGCAGCTTCATATTGTCAACCAGCTCTACCCCTACACTGTACATTTCATGGAGGACCTCTCAGGAGAACCGCCACCTGCCAAGAGACCGCGTGAACCCCCCTCGGTGGAGGCAGCTGACAGTAAAGGGGCATCAAACGTTAAAGTAGCGAAACAGGCTAACCACACGCCGTCGTCAGGCAGAGAGTCTGCTACATCCAACAATGTAAGCTGGCTAGGTAGCTTAGCTGAAGTTCTCGAGTTGACAGCGTTAGTATGTTATTTCTTTGTCTCACCATGGACAGGTTCAAGTATTCATAAGTTGGTGCTGTGTTTTCACCGGATGCTGGATGATGACTGGAGATGGCCAGTGGTATGCTTCGGCAGAGAAATCTGTTTACCCTGTtaaattgaaaaatatatcataTTTCTGACAGGAAAAACCTGGAATATGGAGCAATGGCCTCAAGGCCACCATGCAGGACCCTAAAATGCAGGTAGACATTTTTTACCAAGTATTCATATCTTTCTAATTTACCCATGTTTTAGTTTTTCCTTACTTACTTACAATGCTAATAGCCGCTTTTGTCTTTCCGTTTCGAAGGTCTACAAGGACGACAAGGTGGTGGTGATCAAAGATAAGTATCCCAAGGCCCGCTACCACTGGCTGGTCCTGCCCTGGGAGTCCATCCCTAACATGAAGGCCCTGCGTGGGGAGGAGCACTGTGACCTGCTGAGACACATGCAGCAGGTGGGGCAGCGTATGGTCGCACAGTGCAAGGACTCCCCCGCTCTGCGCTTCCGGAGCGGCTACCACGCCATTCCCAGTATGAGGTGAGATGTAGTCCAAGTCACACTACTGGCTCGGGTGTACTTGTCCTGTCTAGCTTAGTCTTAACAATTTAGACTTTAGATGATTTTCTCAAGTCTGATGGTAGACTAGCTTGAGTCTGGAGGAATGGGggcgtttcactttctttcaaTGTTTGTTTCGACCAATAAGGGTGTTAAGAGGCGGGGATCTGTGGGCGAGTAGTCAGCCATAAAGTTTAACTAAGTGTCTGTAGggggtttcaaatcaacactgtgtagactggccactgtagaaacaCAATAATTAAGAACCGGAAACAAGGCATAACTCTGCCCGTTGCCCCTAAGATAAGTTTAACTTTAAACTGACTAATATACGATTATTTGTGTTTCACGCAAGCCACATTCACCTGCATGTCATCAGCCAAGACTTTGACTCCCCTGCCCTGAAGAACAAGAAGCACTGGAACTCCTTCACAACTGATTACTTCATTGATTCTCAAGGTAAGGCTTTTAATATTGATACACATGACAcgtgttttgttgtttgtttttacatgGTTAATAGTGCTCTGATTTTAATGTGCAGATGTGATCCAGATGCTTGAGAAGACTGGAAAGGTCACAGTAAAAGAAGGAACCAGTGAGTTGTTGAAGCTTCCGCTGCGCTGCCACGTGTGTCATAAAGAGCTGGCCACTATTCCCAGTCTGAAGGAACACCTCAAGACTCACATTTCCGTCTAAAAACACTTCATAGGCCTACAGTCATGCAGGCCCACCGTTTCAAAAAAGAAGCCCTATGGttgtaaaaatatttttttttctttttttttctaatgttATAACTGGTTTTGAGAAAATCAGGGATATTGAGAGCTTGAACGTTCAACACTAATTTGGTATTTTTTCTATTATTAActattaatgttaataatatataaaGTTAAGCTCTCCTTCTGATGCCAAGGCACCTATGAGACCATGTTAGGCATGTTTATATATTCTGAGATATTtgattatgtttttgtgtgatcAAACCAGAGCATCTTGTAGTTTTACGCTCAAACAGTGGAAGTCTGCACTTGTTACAACTACTGGAAACTACTTAAAACCCTGTTTTACAAATAAAATAGTGGACATGTTTTAACAGTCCCCCTTACAAGCATTCAAGTATTGTAATCTGTGTCCATGTTTCCaagtgttttctgtgttttctgttttctaAGTAATGGTTGTATTTTTTGTAAAACACTGTAGCCCGCTACAAACTACAGTATAATTTCAATACCAAGTTCATATTTCTAAATTTGAATTCTAGATGAATACTTTTTATCCTTGAATGAATGCTGAAACTTCAACGTGGTAGATTTATTCtgaatgtatacatttgcttaTTCTCAGTATGAAGAAAGTTGGATTATCCTATACCAGATGTTTTACTGTATGATACAAAAGGATTTGAACTGGGAAATAGCATTTATCTTGAGGAGCTATCTGTGACATTAGGTTGTTTTCCTTGCCTTGTATAGTTTGTCTCCATCTAGTGGATCTTTTACGAAAACATAATCTCAAATCACGTCGAAAGGGTTTTCACGAGGGAACCAAGTAACGAAAATGAACAGAGTTTaccctttgaaaaaaacaaaatgtcaaTGGCCAGTACGGTTATCGATCACGCGACCTTGGCGTTATTAGCACCACCGTCTAACTAACTTTGCTAACCGGCCGTGGCGTGGCTTTAATATAGttcataaacataaaaaaagataCAACATAACGTAATTGCGTATGAAAATATTTTAATGTAACTTTAGGATACATCATTTGCAGTAAaaacacagtaggcctatagtaaTATTTAAAACATCCATACAACTGCTCAACACAATAAAGAAATCCCCAATCTCGTTGTGCCAATGCTAAAGCATATGAGGATAACACAGGCATAAACACAGTAGTGGAAAAAGTCTGGGGCACGTGTGCAACAGTAGATCATTCGTAAACCAAGGGACTGTTGGCTTAAACGGCGCCCATGCATCATCATCTCCGCCAGCTGAGCTCCAACAAGTGGTTATCTTTGAGTGCCATGAGATGTTCCAGTGGATACTGGGCATCGTCTCCTATGTCTTGGAAGAAGTACTCTTCTTCACTCTCGCACTCGTCTCCCTTCGCTCCCTGCGAGCAGTCTTTGGATTGGATCTGCTTATTGTTGGTGCTGTCGCTGCTCTGGCTGTCTTCTGAGCTGTCGCTGGCCGCACTGATCGTCTCGTTGGACTCTCTGCTTTCACTAGACACCTTGCTCTGGCTGGACTCGCTGCTTTCGCTTGACTCGTTGCTTTCGCTCGAATTACTTTGAATGGACTTGCTTAGGCTCGAGCTATTTAGGCTCAAGATGCTTTGGCTCGACTCCATGCTTTCGCTCGAGCTGCTCTGGCTCGACTCCTTGCTTTCGCTCGAGCTGCTCTCGCTCGACTCGCTGCTTTCGCTCGACTCGCTGCTTTCGCTCGACTCGCTGCTTTCGCTCGACTTGCTTTGGCTCGACTCGCTGCtttcgctgctgctgctgctgctctcgcTACTGTTGTGGGCCTCCGTTACACCGACGAGAAGgttggtgctgttggtgttatcTGGGCCCTCTGAGGACTCGCTGCTGTCCCCGGCTGCTGTCGGGCTCACATCCGGCACCATCAGGTTTTTTTTGGCCGGGGCTATGGTGCTGCCCGGCTGGTTCGAGGGGAGGATGGAGACGACGGAGGTCTGGGGCGGCGGCGTCACCAGCTGACCCGTGGCCTCTTTGCTGCTGTCCTCACCACTCCTCGAGTGGACGACACTGGCGAACACTGACAGCCAACTCTGACAAAAAAAACGAGGATGGTCAATGAATAGAATGAATCGAGAGACAATGTATACGTTTTGAATAGTGCTAAGGCAAAGATCAATGAATGAAGCATTGTTGTTTCACCTTTCTTACATTCCTGTCCTCTTCACTGTTGTTGTCTCTAGTTTCATCAATAAGGGCGATCTGAAAGACACCAAGTGGTTATTCAGACTATTTCCCAACAACGGCTAGTAACATGATGAGCAAAAATGTATGCGAAAAATAGAACATTTGATAAAATGTTCCTACCGGGTTCTCAAGTGAGTGGCTTTCGGATTCTTCAGAAGTCTGTTTGCAAGAAAATaagcacaaataaataaagtagtCTACCGGAGGGTTATTTCCTTTGACATTCAATATAGGCTATGAACCAGGGTGTGGACTCTGGATATTTTAATGCCCACCTTGTCCTCAGAGTTGGATTCTAATGATTCAGACGACTCTGAACTCtggaaaaaaagaaattatGCTTTTGATGAGATAACATAGCCACATTTGATAAAATGGAAATCATCTTAATAAAATTCAAATATAGGCCTAGTTTAAAAAATGAACCTTAAAGACCTATAAAGGGAAGGGAATCATTTAAGACATTTCGCCAGACTTCTGGTTAAAATAGTTTTCTGGTTACACTAAACAATCGCTCTCATGTCCTTACCTGCTCCACTGATGAAGTGTTATTTTCAGATGAATGGGAATCAGACAAACTCATGGTCTGAAGAAAAAAGCAggcacaaaaaatacaaatccaCTTTAATTATAGCTGCATATTCCAAACACTATACCAGTCACATTTGTGGTTACAGTGAACCGTTGTGGGCATGTTGTACATTCTGCTGAACAATAGTCTGGCCCAAGGGAGTTCTCCTGTGGTTTTAATGGatttaaagcccagttcagaccaaagagaGTTATCCTCACAAACTGTAATTTTGTTGGAACAACAACTCTTTGAAGACCAGCCAAATGATTTATGTCTGAACCTGAAATATCCTCTAACCTAACCAAACCGTTTCAGATGCTGTTGTTTCCCAGTGCATGAGCTGTGTTGAATGCACTCACTGAGTTGTTTTCTCCGCTGTTTGAGTCCAATGAGAGAATGTTGAAGATCTGTGAAGAAAATACACATTGCAGATACGGtcagaggaaaacatttgcaCTAATAGTTTCATTCAGATTGCATGACTACATTGAAAATATGTGTTATGGAATCATTTGAACCCTCAAACAAAGACAACATGATTATTGTGGTCCAACAAACCATTTAATGTATCCAGACTTATAACATAATGTCTAAATATAAGTTCAACATGACTTACAGGACAACATATTCACCATTATAACATCAATGTTTAAGGGCAAGTTAAGATGTGTTAAAGCATGTGTTATGGTCATCACATGAAATCACTATATTGGAATACATATTAGCAAATatatgtactgtgtgtgtgtgtgtgtgtgtgtgtgtgtgtgtgtgtgtgtgtgtgtgttttctaatGGAACTTACTGGGTTGGCAACAGCTGCTCCAATCAGACACAACATGATGATGGGGGCCTTCATCCTAGAATGAAGAAGAATCAATACAATTAGACTGAAACGTCATCTGTTAACTCCATAGCAGCATGTAGAACTCATCAACTAAGTCAACTACAATAAATGGAATGTTTGTATCGTGTCAACTCTCCAACACAACACATAAACGGACAAGTACCTTGTTCTTGAGTATGGCTGATATATCACAATGAGGAAAATGGTCCTTCCTTGTAGTAATAAGAGTTTAAATAAAGACGTGAAGATCCCGTATTATGCTGTGTATGGAATTCTAGTACTGAGACTGGAAGATCCTAGAGTTGTGATGTTGCGAGGGGCGAGCAAGGTCTATATAAATGTACCAGAAACCTCAATTAAGACGCTTGCATCACTTCCTCCTGGGAAGGAGGGCTGAAGGTGCGCTTGTTCCGGAAGCCCAACAcaaaaaccacacacagacaaccacacacatatagacagccacgtacacacagacacacccacacacagacagagtcacacacatatagacaacCACAGACACCCTCCCGCCCAAACACATGCAGcatacatgcacagacacacacatttataggcacacataaacacacacaattacgcATGCACAAACCACcgctcagacacacatacacatgaatgcAGCAATCACATCTGTACGCAAATAGATTCAGTCACAAatctaaaacacaaacatacacacacacagatctataCACGTATaaagaagtacacacacacatacacataaagacaaccacagacatacacaaaaacacacatacaggcacaggCATGTAtattcattcacacatacacacatacacacacacacacacacacacacacacacacacacacacacacacacacacacacacttaccataagggcatacacagacacatatatacatcTCACTTCAGACGtattcaaccacacacacacacacacacacacacacacacacacacacacacacacacacacacacacacacacacacacacacacacacacacacacacacagtgtaatcCAGCCAGCGTCTCCACCCCCTCATGGCTGGGACGTAGAGCATGTTAAGGTTTAAACCATAGGCTACAGTTTGTGGAGAAAACaccacgcacccacacaaagaGGAGGTTCAGCCCAGTGTTTAACTACATCAAACATCTTGACATATCTTTCTTTATTGTAGTCGGGTGAATTATCCCAGTTTTCAATCATACATATTTTTGTGGTTGTTGCAAAATGCTAAGGCCTGTAAGCTTGAGACTTCACAACAGAACCACAAAATATGGTGAGCTGTGAGGTCAATGCCTTGGTCCAGTCCTGCAAGCAGCGAACATACTGTGTGTTTTGAATGGGCATGTTGCTTTTCGTTTCCTGTGGAAGTACTTATATGGTAAggttgaagaaaaacaacagaggGAATTCTCCGTTTAACTTCCGATATGAACTATGTAAATAGAACATGTAATTAGGCCAAATTCTCACTCGTCTGG
Coding sequences:
- the LOC130379224 gene encoding dentin sialophosphoprotein-like; translated protein: MKAPIIMLCLIGAAVANPIFNILSLDSNSGENNSTMSLSDSHSSENNTSSVEQSSESSESLESNSEDKTSEESESHSLENPIALIDETRDNNSEEDRNVRKSWLSVFASVVHSRSGEDSSKEATGQLVTPPPQTSVVSILPSNQPGSTIAPAKKNLMVPDVSPTAAGDSSESSEGPDNTNSTNLLVGVTEAHNSSESSSSSSESSESSQSKSSESSESSESSESSESSESSESSSSESKESSQSSSSESMESSQSILSLNSSSLSKSIQSNSSESNESSESSESSQSKVSSESRESNETISAASDSSEDSQSSDSTNNKQIQSKDCSQGAKGDECESEEEYFFQDIGDDAQYPLEHLMALKDNHLLELSWRR
- the aptx gene encoding aprataxin isoform X2; translated protein: MNLYHSLTIKGLRWVEVQRRLLKIKNVLDIKLGANPTFVDSVEVGKGMEVKMEPGQQLHIVNQLYPYTVHFMEDLSGEPPPAKRPREPPSVEAADSKGASNVKVAKQANHTPSSGRESATSNNEKPGIWSNGLKATMQDPKMQVYKDDKVVVIKDKYPKARYHWLVLPWESIPNMKALRGEEHCDLLRHMQQVGQRMVAQCKDSPALRFRSGYHAIPSMSHIHLHVISQDFDSPALKNKKHWNSFTTDYFIDSQDVIQMLEKTGKVTVKEGTSELLKLPLRCHVCHKELATIPSLKEHLKTHISV
- the aptx gene encoding aprataxin isoform X1, encoding MLTCWLISEDGNHEPLPLPHYQRVTLGRGPETTIKDKKCSRHQVELKADCNKGYVKVKQLGANPTFVDSVEVGKGMEVKMEPGQQLHIVNQLYPYTVHFMEDLSGEPPPAKRPREPPSVEAADSKGASNVKVAKQANHTPSSGRESATSNNEKPGIWSNGLKATMQDPKMQVYKDDKVVVIKDKYPKARYHWLVLPWESIPNMKALRGEEHCDLLRHMQQVGQRMVAQCKDSPALRFRSGYHAIPSMSHIHLHVISQDFDSPALKNKKHWNSFTTDYFIDSQDVIQMLEKTGKVTVKEGTSELLKLPLRCHVCHKELATIPSLKEHLKTHISV